The Bradyrhizobium barranii subsp. barranii genome segment CCAGCTTGCGCCCTCGCAGCGGCTGAAGCCGGCCTCGGCGCAGTTCCTGCTCGGCACCGACGCCTATGGCCGTGACCTCTTGTCGCGCGTCATCTATGGCGGCCGCATCTCGCTCCTGATCGGCATCGGCTCGGCGATCCTGTCGATCGTCATCGGTCTTGCGATCGGCCTCGTCTCCGGCTTCTTCAAGCTGGTCGATGCCGTCCTGATGCGCGTCATGGACGGCCTCATGGCGATGCCGAGCATCCTGCTCGCGATCGCCGTGGTGTCGCTGTCCGGCGCCAGCATCTGGACCGTGCTGGTCGCGATCACCATCCCCGAAATACCGCGCGTGGCACGCCTGGTGCGCTCGGTCGTGCTGTCCGCGCGTGAGGAACCTTACGTCGAGGCCGCGATCTCGGTCGGCTCCAGCCTGCCGAAGATCATGTGGCGACATCTGATGCCGAACACGATCGCGCCGCTGATCGTCCAGGGCACCTATGTCTGTGCCTCCGCGATCCTGACCGAGGCCATTCTCTCCTTCCTCGGCGCCGGTATCTCGCCGGAGACGCCGACCTGGGGCAACATCATGGCCGAGGG includes the following:
- a CDS encoding ABC transporter permease, coding for MSVDSLPQSSIPITSPLRPRFGFLTSTPIIAAATILLALIVLVSILAPLIAPHDPVQLAPSQRLKPASAQFLLGTDAYGRDLLSRVIYGGRISLLIGIGSAILSIVIGLAIGLVSGFFKLVDAVLMRVMDGLMAMPSILLAIAVVSLSGASIWTVLVAITIPEIPRVARLVRSVVLSAREEPYVEAAISVGSSLPKIMWRHLMPNTIAPLIVQGTYVCASAILTEAILSFLGAGISPETPTWGNIMAEGRQYFQLKPTLIFWPGLLLSIAILSINLIGDAARDALDPRMKQREGK